In the genome of Cutibacterium equinum, one region contains:
- a CDS encoding glycerophosphodiester phosphodiesterase — protein MTTVWAHRGASMHFPENTLPAFQNAIDLDSDGIELDVQLTSDGHVVVCHDETVDRTTDGHGPIVSMTLEQVRSLNAAAHTDHPRAQIPLLDEVLDLLAPSTVGLNIELKNSVERYPGLVDAVARVIDAHHMADRIVISSFNHRCMAEVAERTHNGVERAILYADDIADPWDYARHLDVQAVHPGAHLLVGRDDVAKFHDAGLRVRTWTLDSPDHLRAAQALGVDAVITNDPATARQVLA, from the coding sequence ATGACCACCGTGTGGGCCCATCGCGGCGCGAGTATGCACTTCCCGGAAAACACCCTCCCCGCCTTCCAGAACGCCATCGACCTCGACTCCGACGGCATCGAACTTGACGTTCAACTCACCAGCGACGGCCACGTCGTCGTCTGTCACGACGAGACCGTCGACCGCACCACCGACGGCCACGGACCCATCGTCTCCATGACCCTCGAGCAAGTGCGTAGCCTCAATGCGGCCGCCCACACCGATCACCCGCGCGCACAGATCCCCCTGCTTGATGAGGTTCTCGATCTGCTCGCCCCCTCCACCGTCGGGTTGAACATCGAACTCAAGAACAGCGTCGAGCGCTACCCGGGTCTCGTCGATGCCGTCGCGCGCGTCATCGACGCCCACCACATGGCCGACCGAATCGTCATCTCCTCGTTCAACCACCGCTGCATGGCCGAGGTTGCCGAGCGCACCCACAACGGCGTCGAACGCGCCATTCTCTATGCCGACGACATCGCCGATCCCTGGGATTACGCCCGCCATCTTGACGTCCAGGCCGTCCACCCGGGAGCCCACCTTCTGGTCGGCCGCGACGACGTTGCGAAGTTTCACGATGCCGGTCTCAGGGTGCGCACCTGGACCCTGGATTCACCCGATCACCTGCGCGCCGCCCAGGCCCTCGGCGTTGACGCCGTCATCACCAACGACCCGGCCACTGCCCGGCAGGTGTTGGCGTGA
- a CDS encoding PLDc N-terminal domain-containing protein, whose translation MVTTSVFVIIISILAIVVPVALFILALLSILGSDMLTGAGKLIWIVICFCFPIIGPIVWFIAGKNKALS comes from the coding sequence ATGGTCACGACCAGTGTCTTCGTCATCATCATCAGCATCCTGGCCATTGTTGTGCCAGTCGCACTATTCATCCTTGCCCTGCTGTCGATCCTCGGTTCGGACATGCTGACAGGCGCCGGGAAGCTCATCTGGATCGTGATCTGCTTCTGCTTCCCGATCATTGGGCCAATCGTGTGGTTCATCGCCGGAAAGAACAAGGCGCTGAGCTGA
- the galK gene encoding galactokinase, with product MSQTTDASAAHHETFTIGTAWSAEDGAARARDLFAERIGGTPDGVWAAPGRVNVIGEHTDYNNGFCLPMALPHRTYVAARRRDDNQVVLVSQLGESVVSWEGSVDQIAPGSVDGWQAYTAGVAWALREAGHQIGGFEAALVTCVPLGAGLSSSAAVECSVGLALADLFDLGLSDSEAGRTDLVNAARAAENDVAGAPTGGLDQTASLRTTEGHALLLDCEDWSVRQVPFDLDAAGLELLVIDTRASHSLVDGQYEARRRACEDASRILGVASLREVSDLGAALAALDDEEMARRVRHVVTENDRVIQFVELVDAGRIREVGPLMDASHDSLRDDYEVTCPELDTAVDAARAAGALGARMTGGGFGGCAIALVDRDVRNEVATQVVKAFHDAGFTHPDLYVVSPGPAALRVQ from the coding sequence ATGTCGCAGACAACTGACGCCTCCGCGGCACATCACGAGACCTTCACGATCGGCACGGCATGGTCGGCTGAAGACGGCGCAGCCCGTGCCCGTGACCTCTTCGCCGAGCGCATTGGCGGCACCCCCGACGGCGTCTGGGCCGCTCCCGGTCGCGTCAACGTCATCGGTGAGCACACGGACTACAACAACGGCTTCTGCCTGCCCATGGCCCTGCCTCACCGCACCTACGTTGCCGCTCGTCGTCGCGACGACAACCAGGTCGTCCTCGTCTCTCAGCTTGGCGAGTCCGTCGTCTCCTGGGAGGGAAGCGTCGATCAGATCGCTCCGGGGTCCGTCGATGGCTGGCAGGCCTACACCGCCGGCGTCGCATGGGCACTGCGCGAGGCCGGACACCAGATCGGCGGATTCGAGGCCGCCCTGGTCACCTGCGTACCCCTGGGAGCGGGTCTGTCCTCGTCAGCAGCCGTCGAGTGCAGCGTCGGGCTGGCCCTCGCAGATCTGTTCGACCTTGGCCTGTCCGACTCCGAGGCCGGCCGTACAGATCTCGTCAATGCTGCCCGCGCTGCGGAGAACGACGTTGCCGGAGCACCTACCGGAGGTCTCGACCAGACGGCATCCCTGCGCACCACCGAGGGTCACGCCCTCCTCCTCGACTGCGAGGACTGGTCGGTTCGTCAGGTCCCCTTCGACCTCGATGCTGCCGGCCTGGAACTGCTCGTCATCGACACCCGCGCCTCCCACAGCCTCGTCGATGGCCAGTATGAGGCCCGCCGTCGCGCCTGCGAGGACGCATCACGCATTCTCGGCGTCGCCAGCCTGCGTGAGGTCAGCGACCTTGGTGCCGCCTTGGCAGCCCTTGACGACGAGGAGATGGCCCGCCGTGTCCGTCACGTCGTCACCGAAAATGATCGTGTCATCCAGTTCGTCGAGCTCGTCGATGCCGGACGTATCCGCGAGGTGGGACCGCTCATGGACGCCTCCCACGACTCCCTGCGCGACGATTACGAGGTCACCTGTCCTGAGCTGGACACCGCCGTCGACGCGGCCCGGGCCGCCGGCGCCCTCGGTGCGCGGATGACCGGCGGCGGATTCGGCGGCTGTGCCATCGCTCTGGTCGACCGCGACGTCCGCAACGAGGTTGCCACGCAGGTCGTCAAGGCCTTCCACGACGCCGGGTTCACCCACCCCGATCTTTATGTTGTCTCCCCAGGTCCTGCCGCGCTCCGGGTGCAATGA
- a CDS encoding type 1 glutamine amidotransferase, translating to MTRILVIVHESSCDPGRLGQLWRDAGADVVEVNAWNHPVPPSVDADALVVLGGSMGCHDDAEAPWLVPTRQLISRTVHAGIPFLGVCLGHQLATVALGGRVCTSDHLCLGSAEMHLTPEGEKDPLMSVYAGHRGIHFNNDVAVELPEDAVLLARDPTGQVEAVRFAERAWGVQFHPECTPEIFDSWTIGHTQKEWKQRLPWSQAVTMAEAVRRDADVVDAEKAFAARFLELVAPKAV from the coding sequence ATGACGCGGATCCTGGTCATCGTTCACGAGTCCTCCTGCGATCCCGGCAGACTGGGGCAACTGTGGCGCGACGCCGGGGCAGACGTCGTCGAGGTCAATGCCTGGAACCATCCGGTGCCGCCGAGTGTCGACGCTGACGCCCTCGTGGTGCTGGGCGGGTCCATGGGCTGCCACGATGACGCCGAGGCCCCCTGGCTCGTGCCCACCCGACAACTCATTTCGCGCACCGTACACGCGGGTATCCCGTTCCTGGGCGTCTGCCTGGGCCACCAGCTCGCCACCGTCGCCCTCGGCGGTCGAGTGTGCACCTCCGACCACCTGTGCCTTGGGTCGGCCGAGATGCACCTCACACCAGAAGGCGAAAAAGACCCTCTGATGTCGGTCTACGCCGGCCACCGCGGTATCCACTTCAACAATGACGTCGCGGTCGAGTTGCCCGAGGACGCCGTGCTGCTGGCTCGCGACCCCACGGGTCAGGTCGAGGCGGTCCGATTCGCCGAACGAGCCTGGGGAGTCCAATTCCACCCGGAATGCACACCCGAGATTTTCGACAGCTGGACCATCGGCCACACGCAGAAGGAATGGAAACAGCGTCTCCCCTGGTCACAGGCCGTGACGATGGCTGAGGCGGTGCGTCGCGACGCGGATGTCGTCGACGCAGAAAAGGCCTTCGCGGCGCGATTCCTGGAACTCGTCGCCCCCAAGGCAGTGTGA
- a CDS encoding sodium:solute symporter family protein, translated as MPLETLINAGFVDYLILLIYFVFVLGIGLAARHQVSDSLDFFLSGRSLPGWVTGLAFVSANLGAVEIMGMSANGAQIGIPTVHYFWIGAIPAMVFLGIVMMPFYYGSGVRSVPEFMLKRFGPAAHLVNAISFALAQLLIAGINLYLLGTIVHALLGWPLWVALIVAAVIVLAYISLGGLSAAIYNEVLQFFVIVASLLPLVVIGLHRVGGWNGLKAKITAAAQAHPDTVTPAAQQLHSWPGQALSGFTNPVMSVIGITLGLGFVLSFGYWTTNFVEVQRAMASDSLSSARKTPIIGAFPKMLVPFLTVLPGMLAAVLVPEIARMKAGEHVAGGASGNAVQYNDSVLFLIRNLLPTGLTGIAITGLLAAFMAGMAANISAFNTVFSVDIWQHYVRKNKSDVYYVKVGRIATVIATVIAIGTAFLASGFSNIMDYLQTLFGFFNAPLFATFILGMFWKKSTPHAGWSGLVVGTLSAVTVWIMSLNGVFTLPGQGTAFLAATVGFLADIIVSIVVSLFTTPKPAAELVGLVYSETPKESLVDPHEKSLPWYRRTVPLGMTVLAITVVLNIVF; from the coding sequence ATGCCGTTGGAGACGCTCATCAACGCGGGATTCGTTGACTACCTGATCCTGCTCATCTATTTCGTGTTCGTTCTCGGGATCGGACTGGCCGCCAGACACCAGGTGTCCGACTCCCTTGACTTCTTCCTGTCCGGGCGCAGCCTGCCTGGGTGGGTGACAGGGCTGGCGTTCGTGTCAGCCAACCTCGGTGCCGTCGAGATCATGGGTATGTCAGCCAATGGCGCCCAGATCGGCATCCCGACCGTGCACTACTTCTGGATCGGCGCCATCCCGGCGATGGTCTTCCTCGGCATCGTCATGATGCCCTTCTACTACGGCTCCGGGGTGCGCTCGGTGCCGGAGTTCATGCTCAAACGATTCGGGCCTGCCGCTCACTTGGTCAATGCGATCTCCTTCGCGCTCGCCCAGTTGCTCATCGCTGGCATCAACCTCTACCTGCTCGGGACGATCGTCCATGCTCTGCTGGGATGGCCACTGTGGGTCGCCCTCATCGTCGCCGCGGTGATCGTGCTCGCCTACATCAGCCTTGGTGGCTTGTCGGCGGCCATTTACAACGAGGTGTTGCAGTTCTTCGTCATCGTCGCCTCCCTGCTGCCACTGGTCGTCATCGGTCTGCACCGTGTCGGCGGATGGAACGGGCTCAAGGCCAAGATCACCGCTGCGGCGCAAGCCCATCCCGACACCGTGACCCCAGCCGCCCAGCAGTTGCACTCCTGGCCCGGTCAGGCGCTGTCGGGATTCACCAACCCGGTGATGTCGGTCATTGGCATCACCCTGGGACTCGGATTCGTGCTGTCCTTCGGCTACTGGACGACCAACTTCGTCGAGGTGCAGCGTGCCATGGCCTCTGATTCGTTGTCGTCGGCGCGCAAGACACCAATCATCGGCGCCTTCCCGAAGATGCTGGTGCCGTTCCTCACCGTTCTTCCCGGCATGTTGGCGGCAGTGCTCGTTCCCGAGATTGCTCGGATGAAGGCGGGCGAGCATGTCGCCGGTGGCGCGTCGGGCAACGCCGTTCAGTACAACGACTCGGTGCTGTTCCTCATCCGCAACCTCTTGCCGACTGGTCTGACGGGTATTGCGATCACGGGCCTGCTGGCGGCCTTCATGGCCGGTATGGCCGCGAATATCTCGGCGTTCAACACCGTCTTCAGCGTGGACATCTGGCAGCACTACGTGCGCAAGAACAAGTCTGACGTCTACTACGTCAAGGTTGGCCGAATCGCCACGGTCATCGCGACTGTCATTGCTATTGGAACCGCGTTCCTGGCATCTGGTTTCTCCAACATCATGGACTACCTGCAGACCCTCTTCGGGTTCTTCAACGCCCCGCTGTTCGCGACGTTCATCCTTGGCATGTTCTGGAAGAAGTCGACCCCGCACGCCGGCTGGTCGGGGCTCGTCGTCGGTACTCTCAGCGCCGTGACGGTGTGGATCATGAGCCTCAATGGGGTGTTCACCTTGCCGGGTCAGGGAACTGCGTTCCTGGCTGCCACGGTCGGATTCCTCGCCGACATCATCGTCAGCATTGTGGTTTCGCTGTTCACAACACCGAAACCGGCTGCCGAACTCGTCGGTCTGGTGTATTCGGAGACGCCGAAGGAAAGCCTCGTCGATCCGCACGAGAAGAGCCTGCCGTGGTATCGACGCACAGTTCCGCTCGGCATGACCGTGCTTGCCATCACCGTCGTTCTCAACATCGTTTTCTGA
- a CDS encoding alpha-amylase family glycosyl hydrolase: MTDDTTTASGASRPNANDPIPSDYANRAKGMGVSLIDGGAAFRVWAPHAQTVAVTGTFDDWAAQPNGDKDDAERVRSAQFQLVSEDNGYWYGQAAGAKVGDEYRFVLINGDQVISRIDPYARHVTSSVGNGIITDPDAYDWEGDDFTPPTLNELVIYEMHVGTFFDKDPDDDKPADLADVEAKIDHLVHLGVNAVELMPLMEFAGDYSWGYNPAHIFAVESAYGGPEKLRDLVKTCHKHGLAVIIDVVYNHFGPSDLDLWQFDGWSENDKGGIYFYNDWKSSTPWGDTRPDYGRGEVREFIRDNAMMWLEEFHADGLRYDMTPYMRSVDAGEMNIPEGWSLSHWINTEIREKYPRAITIAEDLHGEPKVVSTADDGAAFHAQWDNHFVHPIRAAVIASSDEARDMESVRDAVEFSYGDAFSRVIYTESHDEVANGSARVPQEVNDDDPTGYYAQKRSTLGAALVLTSPGLPMIFQGQELLEGEWFRDTVPLHWDQGDQFKGIFRMYRDLVGLRLNAEGHTKGLTGQHVNTLHLHPDNHVYAFHRWADGGPHDDVVVAVNLDSKTWGEYTIGMPAPGRWVTRFNSDAKVYSDAFDGVDVPEWFDAAEDDYDGHPASATLVLPPYSAVILSRA, encoded by the coding sequence ATGACCGACGACACGACGACAGCGAGCGGCGCTTCTCGCCCCAATGCCAATGATCCAATTCCCTCCGATTACGCCAACCGTGCCAAGGGCATGGGCGTGTCTCTCATCGACGGTGGCGCCGCGTTCCGAGTGTGGGCCCCGCATGCGCAGACCGTCGCCGTCACCGGAACCTTCGACGACTGGGCAGCCCAGCCCAACGGTGACAAGGACGACGCCGAGAGGGTTCGCTCGGCTCAATTCCAGCTCGTCAGCGAGGACAACGGGTACTGGTACGGCCAGGCCGCCGGCGCCAAGGTGGGAGACGAGTACCGTTTCGTCCTCATCAACGGCGATCAGGTGATCTCCCGCATCGACCCGTACGCCCGCCACGTGACGAGCTCGGTCGGCAATGGCATCATCACCGATCCCGACGCCTACGACTGGGAAGGTGACGACTTCACTCCCCCAACCCTCAACGAGCTCGTCATCTACGAGATGCACGTCGGCACCTTCTTTGACAAGGACCCCGACGACGACAAGCCCGCCGACCTGGCAGACGTCGAGGCCAAGATCGACCACCTCGTCCACCTGGGCGTCAACGCCGTCGAGCTCATGCCCCTCATGGAGTTCGCCGGGGACTACTCGTGGGGTTACAACCCGGCCCACATCTTCGCCGTCGAGAGCGCTTACGGCGGCCCGGAGAAGCTGCGCGACCTCGTCAAGACCTGCCACAAGCACGGCCTGGCAGTCATCATCGACGTCGTCTACAACCACTTCGGCCCCTCCGACCTCGACCTGTGGCAATTCGATGGCTGGAGCGAGAACGACAAGGGCGGCATCTACTTCTACAACGACTGGAAGTCCTCGACGCCGTGGGGAGACACCCGCCCCGACTACGGCCGAGGCGAGGTCCGGGAGTTCATCCGCGACAACGCCATGATGTGGCTGGAGGAGTTCCACGCCGACGGCCTGCGCTACGACATGACCCCGTACATGCGCAGCGTCGACGCCGGTGAGATGAACATCCCCGAGGGCTGGAGCCTCTCCCACTGGATCAACACCGAGATCCGCGAGAAGTACCCGCGCGCCATCACCATCGCCGAGGACCTGCACGGCGAGCCCAAGGTCGTCTCGACCGCTGACGACGGCGCCGCCTTCCACGCCCAGTGGGACAACCATTTCGTCCACCCGATCCGCGCTGCCGTCATCGCCTCATCCGACGAGGCCCGCGATATGGAGTCCGTGCGCGATGCCGTCGAGTTCTCCTACGGTGACGCCTTCTCCCGCGTCATTTACACCGAGTCCCACGACGAGGTCGCCAACGGTTCTGCCCGCGTCCCCCAGGAGGTCAACGACGACGACCCGACCGGCTACTACGCCCAGAAGCGCTCCACCCTGGGAGCGGCCCTGGTGCTGACATCGCCGGGTCTGCCGATGATCTTCCAGGGCCAGGAGTTGCTGGAGGGCGAGTGGTTCCGCGACACCGTGCCGCTGCATTGGGATCAGGGTGACCAGTTCAAGGGCATCTTCCGGATGTACCGCGATCTGGTCGGTCTGCGCCTCAACGCGGAGGGCCACACCAAGGGGCTCACCGGCCAGCACGTCAACACCCTGCACCTGCACCCGGACAACCACGTCTACGCCTTCCACCGCTGGGCTGACGGCGGTCCGCACGACGATGTCGTGGTGGCGGTGAATCTCGACTCCAAGACTTGGGGCGAGTACACCATCGGGATGCCGGCGCCCGGCCGCTGGGTGACCCGGTTCAACTCCGACGCGAAGGTGTACTCGGATGCCTTCGACGGGGTGGACGTCCCGGAATGGTTTGACGCCGCCGAGGACGATTACGACGGCCACCCAGCCTCCGCGACCCTCGTCCTGCCCCCGTACAGCGCGGTCATCCTGTCGCGGGCCTGA
- a CDS encoding LacI family DNA-binding transcriptional regulator, translating to MGDVAAAAGVSQQTVSRVVNHSDAVRPRTVEKVLKAMAEVGYSPNVAARSLRSGRTSAIGVLATDLSRTGELRTVQSIVDATRRSDFAVVLDRLEPTDDLVKAYGHAMKRMSGRVDGFIIEGLELDRPDELDVPAGIPVVMAGPPCRRFSTIGCDQAAGVRAAVDYLLALGHRTVHFVSGPSYSRQAAVRRQAWQECLEDNGCEIPDVIAGDWTASSGREAARYLKAAGATATVVSNDEMAAGLIVGLLDLGVRVPDDMSVVGFDDVLGNVVWPTLTTVRQDFAAIGQRLAEKLLSQLRGTRHGSTCEMVPAPLVVRGSTAAPQH from the coding sequence ATGGGCGATGTCGCCGCGGCTGCGGGGGTGTCCCAGCAGACCGTTTCGCGCGTGGTCAATCATTCCGATGCTGTGCGGCCGCGGACCGTCGAGAAGGTGCTCAAGGCCATGGCCGAGGTGGGTTATTCGCCCAATGTGGCTGCCCGCAGCCTCCGTTCAGGGCGCACGAGTGCCATTGGCGTTCTGGCCACAGATCTTTCTCGCACCGGGGAGCTGCGCACCGTCCAGTCCATCGTTGACGCCACTCGGCGGAGCGATTTCGCGGTCGTCCTGGACCGCCTCGAGCCCACCGATGACCTCGTCAAGGCCTATGGGCACGCCATGAAGCGGATGTCTGGTCGGGTCGACGGTTTCATCATTGAGGGTCTTGAGCTTGATCGCCCCGACGAGCTTGACGTGCCGGCGGGAATCCCGGTCGTCATGGCTGGTCCGCCGTGCAGGCGATTTTCGACCATCGGGTGTGATCAGGCTGCTGGGGTGCGCGCCGCAGTTGACTATCTCCTGGCCCTGGGACATCGGACCGTTCACTTTGTCAGCGGGCCGAGTTATTCTCGTCAGGCTGCGGTGCGTCGTCAAGCCTGGCAGGAGTGTTTGGAGGACAACGGCTGCGAGATTCCCGACGTCATCGCAGGGGATTGGACGGCCTCGTCGGGACGGGAGGCTGCCCGCTACCTCAAGGCTGCCGGTGCGACCGCCACGGTGGTCAGCAATGACGAGATGGCGGCAGGACTCATCGTCGGGTTGCTGGATTTAGGGGTCAGGGTGCCTGACGACATGTCCGTGGTGGGATTCGACGATGTCCTGGGCAATGTGGTGTGGCCGACGCTGACAACGGTGCGTCAGGACTTTGCCGCGATCGGTCAGCGTCTCGCCGAGAAACTCCTGTCTCAGTTGCGGGGGACCCGCCATGGGTCCACCTGCGAGATGGTTCCGGCTCCGCTGGTCGTTCGCGGGAGTACCGCAGCTCCGCAGCATTGA
- a CDS encoding YbaK/EbsC family protein, with translation MYDSVEHLPAADHPELLAATVAGRVAELPSAVVFSIDPQIADTDALCEAFGEGPETCGNCVIVKGKRGDVEKYVACLALATTRVDVNKVVRKRLDVRKASFAPMDEAVSMSGMEYGGITPVGLPAEWPIWIDPRVAEAEAVCIGSGLRSSKLIVSGADLVSLPGAEVVEGLAN, from the coding sequence ATGTATGACTCAGTTGAACATCTTCCCGCTGCCGATCACCCTGAGTTGCTGGCCGCGACGGTCGCCGGCCGAGTCGCCGAGCTACCTTCGGCAGTCGTCTTCAGTATTGATCCCCAGATCGCTGACACGGATGCCCTATGTGAGGCTTTCGGTGAGGGGCCTGAGACGTGTGGCAACTGCGTCATCGTCAAGGGCAAGCGAGGCGATGTTGAGAAGTACGTCGCCTGCCTGGCTCTCGCGACGACAAGGGTTGACGTCAACAAGGTGGTGCGCAAGAGGCTCGACGTCCGCAAGGCGTCCTTTGCACCCATGGACGAGGCCGTCAGCATGTCCGGAATGGAGTACGGCGGGATCACCCCGGTGGGCCTGCCCGCCGAGTGGCCGATCTGGATCGACCCTCGCGTCGCAGAAGCCGAGGCCGTGTGCATCGGGTCGGGGCTGCGCAGCTCAAAGCTCATCGTCAGTGGGGCTGACCTGGTGTCCCTGCCAGGGGCTGAGGTTGTCGAGGGATTGGCGAACTGA
- a CDS encoding LCP family protein yields the protein MADESHGATRPSPRHAAGPSWMNDPEANEDTHVLRRADLEAAASQPASFPRPRRSATEPPISTPQPRKQPTQPRKQPTSRPTPARRAASSSTSRGRRTPSRWNEEAKRSHAFHICLGWTVLGAIVPGLALSRSRAPRRRVAGLTVVGLLVITLTIVVVFVLANPTVAASIVVRPKLLTALIWGLPALAVALTALLTFSHLDLRPRGITRGQRWLSTVLVTVLCTTIATPLAVAGRYAYDSAHMLNQIFTDKRSGTRPSIDYNQDVRAIWASKPRVNVLLVGADDTKARNYRADNSMNTDTIMVASINTSNGDTSIFQIPRNTARMPFPADSRLHDDFPNGFVGKDDDGRNPDYMANEIWSTVSARYVDRMGETDYPGADALKLATGEALGLKIDYFVMLDIDGLHRLIDALGGVTVNINERLPIAGNTEGKRPDGYLEVGPDQHLDGYHAMWYARSRSESSDYDRMGRQSCLMKAVLDQTSPQTVLTRFESIADASGKMVVSDIPQGMLPAFVDLAINMRDANINRVVFTNGKHGFSSAHPDYNLVRKQVQAAINGVSKATNKNKPVTGASAAKPRKSATPTANQSTSKKSSRQTDPSPSPTNHDVSQSVTDACAYNPQQP from the coding sequence ATGGCTGACGAGTCGCACGGCGCCACACGGCCGTCCCCACGTCATGCCGCCGGCCCGTCCTGGATGAACGATCCGGAGGCCAACGAGGACACCCATGTCCTGCGACGAGCGGACCTCGAGGCCGCGGCATCGCAACCCGCGTCCTTCCCCCGTCCACGTCGCTCGGCCACCGAGCCACCCATCAGCACCCCGCAACCACGCAAGCAACCAACGCAGCCACGCAAGCAACCAACGTCGCGTCCCACCCCCGCCCGCCGCGCGGCCTCGTCATCGACAAGTCGGGGCCGCCGCACCCCGTCGCGGTGGAACGAGGAAGCCAAACGTAGCCACGCCTTCCACATCTGTCTGGGATGGACAGTCCTGGGAGCGATCGTTCCCGGTCTGGCCCTGTCCCGCAGTCGCGCGCCACGACGCCGGGTCGCGGGCCTGACGGTGGTCGGGCTCCTCGTCATCACTCTGACCATCGTTGTCGTCTTCGTCCTGGCCAACCCGACGGTCGCAGCATCCATCGTCGTCCGGCCAAAGCTGCTCACCGCGCTGATCTGGGGGCTGCCGGCCCTGGCCGTCGCCTTGACCGCCCTGCTGACCTTCTCCCATCTGGACCTTCGCCCTCGCGGCATCACTCGAGGGCAACGATGGCTCTCGACCGTCCTCGTCACCGTGTTGTGCACCACCATCGCGACCCCATTGGCCGTCGCGGGACGCTATGCCTACGACTCGGCGCACATGCTCAATCAGATCTTCACCGACAAACGCTCTGGCACTCGTCCCTCCATCGACTACAACCAGGACGTCAGGGCCATTTGGGCCTCCAAGCCGCGGGTCAACGTTCTGCTCGTCGGAGCCGACGACACCAAGGCGCGCAACTACCGCGCCGACAATTCCATGAACACCGACACGATCATGGTGGCGTCGATCAACACCTCCAACGGCGACACGTCGATCTTCCAGATCCCGCGTAACACCGCGAGGATGCCCTTCCCCGCTGATTCACGGCTGCACGATGACTTCCCCAATGGATTCGTCGGGAAGGACGACGACGGCCGCAACCCTGACTACATGGCCAACGAGATCTGGTCGACGGTGTCGGCTCGGTACGTCGATCGCATGGGCGAGACCGACTATCCCGGTGCTGACGCCCTCAAGCTGGCCACCGGTGAAGCCCTCGGACTCAAGATCGACTACTTCGTCATGCTCGACATCGACGGCCTCCATAGACTCATTGACGCCCTCGGTGGCGTGACCGTCAACATCAACGAGCGCCTGCCCATCGCTGGCAACACCGAGGGCAAAAGACCCGACGGCTACCTCGAGGTTGGCCCCGACCAGCACCTCGACGGCTATCACGCCATGTGGTACGCCCGATCGCGCTCAGAGAGCTCCGACTACGACCGTATGGGACGCCAGTCCTGCCTCATGAAGGCTGTTCTCGACCAGACCAGCCCCCAAACCGTCCTGACGCGCTTCGAATCGATTGCCGACGCCTCCGGAAAGATGGTGGTCTCCGACATCCCGCAGGGGATGCTACCGGCCTTCGTCGACCTGGCCATCAACATGCGTGACGCCAACATCAACCGCGTCGTCTTCACCAATGGCAAGCACGGCTTCTCCTCGGCTCACCCCGATTACAACCTCGTCCGCAAGCAGGTACAGGCCGCCATCAACGGCGTCTCGAAGGCCACGAACAAGAACAAGCCAGTGACAGGGGCCTCGGCAGCCAAACCCCGCAAGAGCGCCACCCCGACAGCCAATCAGAGCACGTCGAAGAAGTCCTCGCGCCAAACTGACCCGAGCCCGTCGCCGACCAACCATGACGTCTCGCAGTCGGTGACCGACGCTTGCGCCTACAACCCCCAACAGCCCTGA